The sequence CACCGTCCCCTCGCGGGCGGTGGCGCCGGTGCCGGCAGGCTGAACGGTTTGATGCATAGCACAAAAAACCGGCTCAATGGAAGTCCCGCCGCGACTTTCCCGTGCCCCCGGGCGGGCCATCGCCTGCTCCGGGCCACACATATAACCAGTTGTTAATATTTCAATTAACCGACCGCCCAGCGCTTACGCTTGCATCCGGGAGGGCGTTGGTCAATGATAACCGCTCCGCTGTTGCGATGCAGCATTTTCTTGACTACCATCCTCAGCTATCGAGGCAGGCAGGTGGGCGGCCTCCCCCGCGAACAACAACGACAGGGGCGGAGGAACAGCGTACCGCCTACACTGATGCGACACAGGGGAAGAATACGATGTACCAGACGGCGTACCTCACCGACGTGACCGACGAGGCCGTTCTGGGCGATTTCTGGCCGGGCATACAGCTCTACTACCCGCCGGTGAAGTACTCCCCGGCGGCAGGCGTCTACGAGGACCTCGAGACGGCCTCGCAGCGCATGAAGAAGCATGCCCACGCCACCAACGCCCACACGCTGCTGTTCGACCTGGAGGACGGCTGCCGGCAGAAGGCGCTGAGCCGCGAGCTGCTGCGCCAGGAGCTGCCGCAGTTCCCGCGCTCGGACGTGCAGATCGCCGTGCGCATCAACCCGTTCCGCACCGACGAGTACGAGAAGGACCTGGCCATGGTCCGCGATCTCGCCGATCACGTCGACGTGATCGTGCTGGCCAAGGCGGGCGAGGCCTACGGGGCCGCCGAGATCCGCGATCTCTCGGCCTGGCTCGAGGGCGTGAACAGCCGCATCACCATCCAACCCATCATCGAGCACCCCAAGTCGCTCAAGCTGGCCCCGGAGCTGATGCAGTACAGCACGGTGAAACACGTGGTGTTCGGCATCCACGACTTCTCCAAGGCCATGGCCATCCACATCACCCCGGAGGGCTGGACCCAGGAGCTGAAGACCTACCTGGACCTGCTGCTGTTCGAGGCGCGCATCCAGGGCAAGGGGGTAATCGGGGGCGTGGAGGT comes from Thioalbus denitrificans and encodes:
- a CDS encoding HpcH/HpaI aldolase/citrate lyase family protein, with translation MYQTAYLTDVTDEAVLGDFWPGIQLYYPPVKYSPAAGVYEDLETASQRMKKHAHATNAHTLLFDLEDGCRQKALSRELLRQELPQFPRSDVQIAVRINPFRTDEYEKDLAMVRDLADHVDVIVLAKAGEAYGAAEIRDLSAWLEGVNSRITIQPIIEHPKSLKLAPELMQYSTVKHVVFGIHDFSKAMAIHITPEGWTQELKTYLDLLLFEARIQGKGVIGGVEVLINETPMPEDFVEIHDVRRWLDLHGETESHVVYRHACHEAAMGLTGKQVIHPNHIHLCKVAFTPAPSQVQRNISILRAAVEADALLGGAIRFEGEMLDPPMFGKALQGLLRARALRALSQEDTQFALDILKQLPMQVIRENWPYGTLL